TAACCATCAGTgcgttgaattattatatacctacatactatgtataatgtatatgtacatttgtgtgtgtgtgtgtcttgATGATTTTATAATCGCGTTAgatatcgtattttataacaataataatatatatcattattattatgattgtacataagaaatattataaccgtGACTTGGCCAAGAGATGCATAAGAAAACCTGTCCTTCTCTAGGTCACTGACCGACTTTGCTCCTAAATCactgaataatgaataataaaaaagtaaacgtGATATCGCTTTTCTTTGAACGTAATATCGTTCTCGtttactcatatatatattattatataaaaataaaaaaaaaatattaatgttgtaatttttttttatcgtattaatattttttaatatcaaacggTAAAGGACAATGAGATGATTATAAAGTTTGTaatataaacgattttttttatgtttaagtataagataaaaatatagtaagccacttcaaaaaaaaaaaaaaaatagaataaaaaaaatgtaatgcatAAGTGACCCTGAATAGcaaaagaattattatagaagttataacttattataatagtaggtaaGTATCTACTGATAAAATCGTTAGTGCCAGTTGCATGTCTAAAAATGCAGACAAGTCTATACACTGATAATTCggatattgaattaaaaaatatgaaaaaagatCTAATGAACTGCGATTACGTCCATCATTCATctttgcaataaaaaataataaatatatgaataatacgcAATACTGTAAAAAcatagtacattatatttaagtattagcaaatacatattatatttattattgcaagTAACAAAACTcactttgaaatttatttaatcaatgtatatttaactggattttagaaattatttttaatttttaatttcattatctaTATCTCTAACAGCATTGTTTATTCGTGTTTTATGCaggataagtataatataataaacataatgtcTCTCCATCTCAgacacttaatatttttgaaatattatgatttcgaAAAATAATCACTTTATGAGAAccacacaataatattgaaattccGGTATATCACATGAGACACCTGTTTGCGGTTaccatgtatagaaaatatttgaaatgcaATGCACGAATTTcgtaaatcgtatttttatttttagtaaacgataaaaaaaaatccagatAAGTGAGTTTTGAGCGACTATCAATACGCCGCCCGCCACTGCAGACATCGacgtcatataataatatattatattgtatgtgtcTCGTCATCTCGTGATGTTATGTATACCTAAGTAGTTGTATTTGACGGATAACTtgaattacgtatattattatattacacgcatttaatattatgtgcttaATGTAATAtcgtaatgtttattattattattatatataaattattatgtgaaatTTAGGTGGTTTGTTTCAATTGCATCTACGTTTGCATACGTGATGTGTGCTATGAACACTGCAGATGTCCATCGGATCGATGTGGGAACATAATACAGTAATGAATAACACGCGTTACGAATAAATGAGTCGTAACTGGATCGCGTTCCGAGAAAGTAGACTTGACCGGGAGTTGCCGGACAAAGCACACACACCCGCAGTTTGCCGCCGGGGGAGGGGAGGGCCCCAAACGTGGTCCCCACCCTCGCGGCGCGGCCGGACGGTACAAAACGGACGGGTCCGAGTCGTCAGCAGTCAGTGTTGGACCGAGCCGGAGCTGGAACGAGCAGCACCCGACATACGCggcaatacaaatatattttataagatttaatatttatttatatttatagcgtATTCGCTATCACGATGAGAGGTATCCTGTACACGGCGTGCGTATTCGGGCTTTGCGCCTACGCTCTGGCCAAGGACGATGAAGTCAAGAACGCTCCAGTGGAAGACGACAAGAAGTCGTCCGCGGACAAGACCCAGGACAAGAGGAGCCTGTTCGACACCGGTTACGGATACGGTTCGAGTTACGGATACGACGCCCACGTCGGTGGCGACGATTACCACGGTCACGGACACGTGCTGTCCAAGACCATCATCAAGGAGGTGGCGCACCCTTACCCAGTACCAGTAGAAAAGCACGTGCCGTACCCCGTCAAGGTGGCCGTGCCCGTCGACCGCCCATACCCTGTCCACGTGCCAAAACCTTACCCAGTGCACGTTGAGAAACCAGTGCCGTACCCCGTCAAGGTAGCCGTGCCACAGCCATACCCAGTTGTCAAGGAGATCCCGGTACCGGTTAAGGTTCCAGTAGATCGCCCGTATCCTGTGCACGTTCCCAAGCCATACCCAGTGTACGTCGAGAAGCACGTGCCATATCCAGTGGAAAAACACGTCCCATACCCCGTCAAGGTGCCAGTCGACCGCCCATACCCGGTTCACGTACCCGTCGAGAAGCACGTCCCATACCCCGTCGAGAAGCCAGTGCCCTACCCCGTCAAGGTGCCCGTCGACCGCCCGTACCCGGTAACAGTCGAGAAGCACATTCCGTATCCAGTCGACAAGCCCGTCCCGTACCCAGTCGTCAAGCACGTCCCGTACCCGGTCAAAGTTCCTGTGAAAGTCGAAGTCCCAGTACCGTACCCGGTCAAGAGCCACGAACACCACTACGAACATCACGACGACCACCACAGCAGCTATTAACCGAACGGCCCCACAGCATTGATACGCATTTATCACATCTAAACGGTTTTATGAAACCGAAAAATGGTTACcactaatttgttaaatacttttttaattttaatttttttttttactttgtaaatataatttttatattataaatatacttcctATGTCATTATCTTTaaacgaaattaattttaattatataacggaattaaaaacattttctctCAACTTTGACTGTTACCGACtaagatctttttttttacgaccttaaattaacttttatttttatatatattatacttttacccCCGACCCCCTGTCAACCTATACCATAATCAGCTATATTCTCCTTTTTATAGCGACGGAAAAAAAAAGCTCTACAAAGGAAACTGTCGAGGgacgacaatattatatgaaatgatGTATAATGCAGTatgaataaagtttattttctttgacgttgtgttttgttcttttctagacaatatttataaacacggTTTAAAGCGAAATAAAGAAATGAGGGCTGACTGCGAGCAACACGGTTTGCTCGGGTTTTAGCGATTTCGATCGAGAAGCGTGCCGTACCGCGTGCTCGACTACAGGcggtcaataaattattacaataattatcgtgCGCACACTGTAGTCGtatgtatgatgtataataataataataataataatatcatgtgcggtactgatataatataaacgacaCGACAATATTGTTTTGCAATCGCTGGTAAACTATTGGCGAACGTGCTCGCGCGCCGCACGTCACCAGTGGCAGTTGTCGTTATTAATGTCCTCCGATCGAcgatttaggtataataataataatattattattgtttctgtCGTTACGAAATACGCACAAATCCGTTCGAACGGACAATAACTGATATAACTACGCGatgttatacacataaaatataatatatatctatacatatcactataatttatCGCGAATCATAATAGGTATCGGTCGCAAACGATGattccccccccccaaaaaaaaacccTATTACTACCTATACAGTGTGCGAATTTAAACGCCCTAAACCTTGCCCGCGCGGCAGTGTCGAAACCGTAATCGTCGTCATTGCGTTACGCCCGCGCGGCGGAAAATCCGATTATtgcgatattattatgatgatattcaCACATTTGCAataggtatacgtataatgAAAATCGTGTGAAGCACGCGCGTCCCACGTGTGCGGCCACCCCTGCAAACGTGATATTTATGACATTATGTTATGCGCTACGCGTTTCGATTTAAAACGAGATAATTTGTCGTCCGTTCTCCGGTCGTTTTTTTTCTCGACGCCAAAACTGCGtgattttttcgtattttgtCCGTCCCCGACGATGCGCGCCTTCCGTTCGCGTAAAAAGTCCTATTAATTGTGATCgatttcttatttttgttttcgacGATCGACATACTTAACACTTCACGAACAgcgttataaatcatataaaaaaaaaactattcatcGACGGTGTCTACgtcaaactataaaaatattgtcaagACTTGTATGTGCATACAAATAATCGTATAAGCAAATAAATAGTTTCGCGTGTGGCGGGCTTTTCGCTCGTCCGCTCTACAGAGTAAACGTGTAaccaaaaatcttaaataaaacactgtaaatattatgatcggTCGTGGGCGataagtaggtaatatttataattttttatatattattatatcattggcGCCGCAACGATCGATACAggaagacaatattttttttattggacaGCATCGCGACGCGTACGGTTATGCGGTGTCGGCGACCGCGGCCTCGGGCGGGTTcgggttttattttattctcgcCG
This sequence is a window from Rhopalosiphum maidis isolate BTI-1 chromosome 1, ASM367621v3, whole genome shotgun sequence. Protein-coding genes within it:
- the LOC113550122 gene encoding tetra-peptide repeat homeobox protein 1-like, with the protein product MRGILYTACVFGLCAYALAKDDEVKNAPVEDDKKSSADKTQDKRSLFDTGYGYGSSYGYDAHVGGDDYHGHGHVLSKTIIKEVAHPYPVPVEKHVPYPVKVAVPVDRPYPVHVPKPYPVHVEKPVPYPVKVAVPQPYPVVKEIPVPVKVPVDRPYPVHVPKPYPVYVEKHVPYPVEKHVPYPVKVPVDRPYPVHVPVEKHVPYPVEKPVPYPVKVPVDRPYPVTVEKHIPYPVDKPVPYPVVKHVPYPVKVPVKVEVPVPYPVKSHEHHYEHHDDHHSSY